The following proteins are co-located in the Candidatus Woesearchaeota archaeon genome:
- a CDS encoding transposase, protein GNLKERLNMRRTLVSSEQSLEGKLFVEFIALIYLSYIKKRMQDTGLFRDYTLQGLLDKLDVIECFEHPGQRLLVGEVLEKQKQIYVALGVPPPASL, encoded by the coding sequence CGGCAACCTCAAGGAGCGGCTCAACATGAGGCGAACTCTTGTTTCTTCGGAACAAAGCCTCGAAGGCAAACTGTTCGTTGAGTTTATCGCCCTGATTTACCTGTCGTACATAAAGAAGCGAATGCAGGATACGGGCCTGTTTAGGGACTACACCCTGCAGGGACTTCTGGATAAACTTGATGTGATCGAATGCTTTGAGCATCCGGGGCAAAGACTGCTTGTCGGTGAAGTTTTGGAGAAACAGAAACAAATCTATGTCGCGCTGGGTGTTCCGCCTCCAGCCTCGTTATGA
- a CDS encoding PLP-dependent aminotransferase family protein: MIIKIDKKKCIPLSRQIYSAIKDFILSGTVSSGEKLPSSRTLSKHLGVSRNTVLEAYNQLIAEGYLEGKHGSGTLVAKGITKHNRPAYIRQLKEISAPFNTKEETIDFRSGVPDFSLFPQKEWVNLYKKICGNLPKTVFRYCNFGGVWELRESISQYLFRTRGIECHPKNIMIISGATQGLALLSRLLFKKYKKALVEEPVHPSILKIITSEGISVEGIEADDKGINTSLLKTNSDASFIYTTPSHQYPLGSVLPIQRRLSLIQFVSEKDCYVIESDYGNGSTFRFEGAPISSLYELNPEKVIYLSSFSKILSPALRLAFMILPDTLIKEYEYLKMNADVHSEVLSQYVLAEYINSGQLEKHTAKINKIYNQKRKNLISELHNHLPGEFEIKGQTAGLHVLACFHNIIFNSELINRIASSGVTVYPVENFTFQNHGRHRNEIIMGYAHLSPLEITLGVKIMSHIINDYCNPK; encoded by the coding sequence AATTAAGGACTTTATATTGAGTGGGACTGTTTCATCTGGAGAAAAACTTCCCTCTTCCAGAACACTTTCAAAACATCTTGGTGTTTCTAGAAATACCGTTTTGGAAGCCTATAACCAATTAATAGCGGAGGGATATCTGGAGGGAAAACATGGCTCTGGAACTCTAGTTGCAAAAGGGATCACGAAACATAACAGGCCAGCATATATAAGGCAATTAAAAGAAATTTCAGCCCCATTCAACACAAAAGAAGAAACTATTGATTTCCGGTCCGGAGTTCCTGATTTTTCATTATTCCCACAAAAAGAATGGGTCAATCTTTACAAAAAAATTTGTGGAAATTTGCCAAAAACTGTTTTCCGTTACTGTAATTTTGGTGGAGTATGGGAATTAAGAGAAAGTATTTCTCAATATTTATTTAGGACACGTGGCATTGAATGCCATCCCAAGAATATAATGATTATTTCAGGTGCAACACAAGGATTAGCTCTGTTATCAAGGTTGCTATTCAAAAAATACAAAAAAGCCCTTGTAGAAGAACCAGTTCATCCAAGTATTTTAAAAATAATTACCTCCGAGGGTATTTCTGTTGAAGGAATAGAGGCTGATGATAAGGGTATTAATACTTCCCTCTTAAAGACAAATTCAGATGCATCTTTTATTTACACCACTCCTTCTCATCAGTACCCTCTAGGAAGTGTTCTACCTATTCAAAGGAGACTATCATTGATTCAATTTGTGTCTGAAAAAGACTGTTATGTTATCGAAAGCGACTATGGCAATGGGAGTACTTTCCGCTTCGAGGGGGCACCAATCAGTTCGCTATATGAATTAAATCCAGAAAAAGTTATTTATTTAAGTTCATTCAGTAAAATTCTTTCCCCTGCTCTTCGGTTAGCATTTATGATCCTACCTGATACCCTCATAAAAGAATATGAATATTTAAAGATGAATGCTGATGTCCATTCTGAAGTTCTTTCACAATATGTTCTTGCTGAATACATTAACAGTGGACAACTTGAAAAACATACAGCAAAGATAAACAAGATTTATAATCAAAAAAGGAAGAATCTCATTTCCGAATTGCATAATCATTTACCAGGTGAATTTGAGATTAAAGGTCAAACAGCTGGACTCCATGTTCTTGCTTGCTTCCATAATATTATTTTTAATTCAGAGCTTATTAACCGTATCGCTTCAAGTGGTGTGACAGTTTATCCTGTAGAAAATTTCACGTTTCAAAACCATGGCCGTCACAGGAATGAAATTATAATGGGTTATGCGCATTTAAGCCCTCTAGAAATAACACTTGGCGTAAAAATTATGAGCCATATAATAAATGATTACTGTAACCCCAAATGA
- a CDS encoding HD domain-containing protein, with protein MSTLERAIEIARKAHEGQSDKGGAPYITHPLRVMERVGPEEAKMAAVLHDVVEDTTVTLDDLRAEGFPERVVEAVDALTRRPEEPYELFIFRAASNDLARIVKMADLIENCDLSRIQNPGPKDFERLKKYRQAIEKIRQLFPDLSL; from the coding sequence ATGTCAACACTGGAACGGGCCATAGAAATCGCGAGGAAAGCGCACGAAGGGCAGTCAGACAAGGGAGGCGCGCCCTATATCACCCATCCTCTCAGGGTCATGGAACGGGTGGGTCCGGAAGAGGCAAAAATGGCGGCCGTGCTTCACGACGTAGTGGAAGATACCACAGTGACCCTCGACGATCTTCGGGCGGAAGGCTTCCCGGAAAGGGTCGTGGAAGCAGTTGACGCACTGACAAGGCGACCTGAAGAACCCTATGAGCTTTTTATTTTTCGGGCGGCATCCAATGACCTTGCGAGAATCGTCAAGATGGCCGACCTTATTGAGAACTGCGACCTCTCCCGTATCCAGAACCCGGGGCCGAAGGATTTTGAGCGGCTGAAAAAGTACAGACAGGCAATTGAGAAAATACGGCAGTTATTTCCTGACCTTTCCCTTTAA
- a CDS encoding PDZ domain-containing protein, with protein sequence MSGRESRLKGRTGAAILEVKPGGLAEAMKMLPGDIILFCNGKAVPSVEGFSALLVEGENTFHLLRNGKELTVGGSTVTGSF encoded by the coding sequence ATGAGTGGGCGGGAATCCAGGCTGAAAGGACGGACCGGTGCCGCCATTCTGGAGGTGAAGCCCGGAGGGCTCGCTGAAGCCATGAAGATGCTGCCCGGGGACATTATTCTCTTTTGCAACGGAAAGGCTGTTCCCTCAGTAGAGGGATTTTCCGCCCTTCTCGTGGAAGGGGAGAACACCTTCCATCTTCTGAGGAACGGAAAGGAACTCACCGTGGGAGGCAGCACCGTCACGGGATCGTTTTGA